TATTCATTATAGCCCACATGTGTGAGGGTGTTAAAaatctcttaaattttgtctcaCATCGACTTGATGATTATCCGGTCTCATCTATAtaaagtgtggataaccctcccccttatgagacCTTTTAAGGGGATAAGTGGTATATTTCTAATATGATATCAGAACGGACCCAAGTCAATTATGAATCTTTTTTACTCTTAGATCTTATCTTGTCTGCTTTACATGTAGAAGTTCGATGTTGGCCCATACATGCGgaagtgttttaaaaatctcttaaattttgttcCACATTGATTTGCTAATGATCATGTCtttatataagtgtggatttCCTCTCGCGTAAGACCTCTGAGAAGTGAAAGGCTTATTTCTCATACTACATAATACAaacttttgttaaaaaatgagatacaAAATAACGTGTGTAATACAATCCAAaagaagaacaaaaaaaaggtacaaatAACTGAAATGAATTACAAAACGAAAACTGTAACCGTAAATGTGAATAAATCAAGTCAAAGAGTCATTTtcccgcaagacgagatacgtcTCGGTAGTGCTTTCAGATTGAAGTGTCGTTACCAAATATAAAAAGTCTATGTCTTGTTCATTACAACACCGTAGATAGAATAAGCTTCGACGAACAGGATGAAGGTGATGATAGAGTTTCGACAGAAGACTATGCGTAGATGGAGAGCTTATGATGTAGAGAATGCTTTGGAGATTGTGTTGGTGTGTAGAATGTATGGAGTGACTACCTATTTATAGGTGTAGTTCACTACATTGAAGGTTGTTGGTCAACACATACTTTAAGTCAATGATGATGGTTGGATTGTAACCGCTAAGGTTACATGCCGTTACGGAAGCTGAAGGCTGATCCTGGACGGGGCGTAACTTGACACTCCTCACATTTGGGTTCAATCACAACGTGGACATTGTTACGTGAAAGTCACATTTGCTTCGTCGCATCATGTTGGCGACGCAACTCGCTGACTTGGACTGGTAAGGTGGTCTAAAAGATTAGGCTGGGGCTCGGACGAATCCCAACAACCAGGCCTAAGCAACAGCTTGAAGACCAATTGTCAATATTTAAGTGCACGACACGCGAGTACGGTGCCCAAAAAGCAAAGGGCACGGCCGCGGCACGCGCGTGTTAGTTTTATCGCCCATCTTAGCCCActgtaattatatatgtaataatTTGGCCTGTTAAATATTCTCTACGTCCCATAATAGGTGtcacactttcatttttagtttgtaatcacatttcatattttttggaaaaaattctctctccattaatatgaatatactattttctctcctcacttaacacacaaaacaacatatcctaaaatctcgtgtcattaCCCGTGTgtcatcttttatgggacggagggagtacatgttCAATTAGGCTCTCCcaccaatgtgggataattaacacTTGTTAATTAATCCTTTGGTTTTTTTCATTGCTTTTTCTGTAGCCCCGTTTCTATAACTAACTTTAATTCATTACTTTTCACTCACTAGGAATCgacttattaaaaataaatatgtcatgatcatctactccgaacgtagatcgatcctatatcatttaatttcacaaatgaAAGGTTCCGCCATGTCAACGACGCGGTCAATACCCTTTAACTGGACACGATTCCAACAACTACTTTAATAAAACTGATATGCACAAAgctgaaaaataattatgaggTGTTTCAATTTGctctttaattaaaagttcGAAAAAGTCTCTTAAGAGGCGAATTTATGTATAGTTACAAAATATGGCTAAGACCAAGAAATATCTTAACACTAATGAGACAAAATGGAATATATTTAcgatttaataaatatttatctatgaatGATGATAAAATGAAGATAATTGCCAATAATGATCCACTTCGGAATCAGTCTTGTATTTCACTATTTGCAATCGATTGTAAataggaaataaaattaaagtatatgaATAGAGAATAGTTAATGCCTTCTATttctgaattttatattttgtcaaGTTGACTCCATACAATAAATAGTCACCCACCAGCACACAGACAAATAAGCGTAGTACAATTCAGATCAATGCCAACCACAACCAGATGGAGATGTTGGCCCCGCCTGATTATCACGCTGGCCGCCGTCTCGATCTGGTGGCAAAAAGCAGAATCTCAGCCGCAGATTAATCTGCTAAACAAGGGATGCAGCCAGTATAATGCAACCAATGCAGCCGATTTTTTCGACAACCTTAACGCAACCTTCAGCAACCTCAGAGCTCAGCTCTCGGGCGGCGGAGGCAGGCTGTTTGCGACGGCGGAGCAGGCCAGGTCTTCGGACCCGGCCTACGCCATGGCTCAGTGCAGAAACTACATGACGGAAAGGGATTGCCTGGCCTGCTATGACGCCGCCGTCGCGCAGATTCGGAACTGCTCCGCCGCCAATGGCGCTCGGGTTATCTACGATGGCTGTTTCCTCAGGTGattattcttatctttttCCAAACATTTATGAACGTTTTTTCTTATGTGGAATTCAGTGTTGATTTGGGAAGGAAGAAGTGATTTTGCATatctttttgttatttggtTATCAATTACTATCATGTGTATATGATCTGAATAGTTATGTACATATCCTTTGATTCGAACAAATCAGGctgattgaaatttgaaaagattaagaaaagatattgagaatatttattttgttatcaaTTAAATGTGTTCAATACATAGTTTTAGGACATTAAAAGAAggaaaatttatgtataacAATCATATAGAATTCCATATTCTAGGATGTCTATTTTCTTGATATGCGCCCAGATTAATCATGGAGTTTTTCgaatcaaaaaaatatctacTATCTATCGTATTATATATGCTATACGTTCGACCTAGTAAAGATGAGTAAGCTAATCAAATATAGATTAGGTGACTTTGATATTCCACCCTTCAAGTATAGCATATTAATGGTCGATTTAAGTCATATGAATGGTTTAATAGTATGACATGTAACAAATCATTCTCGAAAATAAAACATACATAGCTCAGGGAAttagtttaaattaataaaaggaaaaaagtattataatattttttaggtTCATgtgttttagaaattaaaatgaaatatgtaatttCTTAATACAACTTGGCAGATTAGTGGATTTGTTGGCAAGTCATTtggtttcattttcatatgaatttaaaatgtttactAAATTAATGGGAGATGACCTACGTTCCGAATATTCCATATGAAAAGGCTCTATCtgaattattttccaataCATTTTGGTTAAGTGCCAACACCTACagaggaaataataaataatacagTATCCCTACGttagaaaacaataaaattaaataaatagataaaatatcatacAAAGTCGTAGGATCGTAATACTTCAGGCCGGCACATGGtcataatcacaaatttagAATGTTTGTGTGAATTTCCTTCATTTCTCTGTACTtactttattgaattaaatagtctcattttcatacttgtttcttgttttctctcttccatttcattctctcttaatATAGTcccttataatttaattttgtataatacGACGCTGTTTCGGCCTCTATAATGTGGCGGGATTGTGATTATATAAGTAAATCAGATGATCCTAATTAGTTgcaaaatcattaatttaataattcaatagTTTGATAATTGGAAGACAGAATTTTAAGTGTACACAGAAACTAGAATTTGGCGAAAAATTAGCCCTCTAGGAATAATAGTATGTAAATGGAAAGTTCGTCTATTTTGACTATTTACTATTGAGTAGCTTGGTTGTTTCCACCTGACTATAAGGTATGAGAGCAACAACTTCTACGATCAAACAACCCTTCCCGGAAACGTCCAAATCTGCGGCAACCGGTCGGCGCCAGAGGCTGCCGTTTTCAGAGCAACAGGAGAGGCATTGCTAGAGGATCTTACACTAGCAACACCTAAAATGAATCCCTTTTATGCAGCAAGCAAGAGGTCCATCGCCAACTTAACTGTTTATGCCGTCGCGCAGTGTGCTCAAACCATCACCCAAGATGGCTGCAGAGATTGCCTAACCGTTGCATACAGAAACGTACAGGCCTGCTTGCCTGATGCAGATGGAAGGGCTGTTGATGCTGCTTGCTTTTTAAGATATTCCGACGCTCCATTTTTCGCTGATAATCAGACGACAAACATTGCGCCCTTTCTAGGATCAAAAGGTAGTTATTACCCCCTCtgttccttgttaatagaggcatttcttAATCTGATGCGTTGTGTATTTAGGGAATTCAAACAAGAAGAAGGCGATTATTGGCGGCGCGGTAGGAGGTGGTGGTCTTGTTCTTATCTTGGCTGCCTTCTTTTTATGGTACAAGTTTGCAAGGAAGCCAGAAACTTCCCCAAGAAGTGAGTGCGAATTAGAAAATATGCAAGCAATATATAAGTGCAAATAATGCGAGGTCTTTTGTCGAGTGTCGCAAAAGCAAAACTGTGAGGGCTTTGCGCAAAGCGAACAATATCATACTGATAATGAAATGCAGGTGACATTTTGGGGGCAACGCAACTGCAAGGTCCGAACAGATACAGCTACAAGGATTTGAAAGCGGCAACCAGTAATTTCAGTAAGGAAAATAAGCTCGGGGAAGGCGGTTTTGGAGATGTATACAAGgtagaaataaatatgcatatgagATACGCGATTTTGTGGTTTTGTCGTTGAAACGAAGATGTTGGAACTCATGAGCAGGCGACGTTGAAAAATGGGAACGTTGTAGCAGTGAAGAAACTCAACATAAACTATAGCAGAGCAAAGGCAGATTTCGAGAGTGAAGTAAGGCTTATAAGCAATGTCCATCACCGCAATCTTGTCCGTCTACTAGGATGCTGCAGCAAGGGATCTGATCTTCTTCTCGTCTACGAGTACATGGAGAATGGAAGCCTCGACAGATTCTTATACGGTATGTTTATATACTATAGTTATCGCATTTCTCCAATACGCGCTTAATTGTAGTATCATGTAAACATGAGTGATTGTGCATTAGGCGATAAACGAGGATGTCTGAAATGGAAGCAGCGATTCGACATATTATTTGGCACAGCGAGAGGCCTTGCCTATCTGCACGAGCAGTACCACGTAACCATCATACATCGCGATGTGAAGCCTGGCAACATTCTACTCGACAAAGAGTTTCAAGCCAAAATAGCTGATTTCGGGCTGGCAAGGCTTCTCCCAGAGGATCAGAGCCATGTTAGCACCAAATTTGCTGGCACATTGTAAGCCATGTTAACATTTACAAATGTTGTTTTTCATTGTTACTGAATGGTCAAATTCAGGGGATATACAGCGCCAGAATACGCGGTCCACGGCCATTTATCAGAGAAAGTTGACACCTACAGCTTCGGAGTTGTGATCCTGGAAATGATCAGCGGTAGAAGAAGCAGCGACATGGATGTGGAGGCTGAGACTGGATACCTTCTAGAAGAGGTAAACCAACTCCTAAGCCTAAGCTGTATATAACTGTTGTCCAATCACAATTAGTTTGAGGTCTTTCGGGAGTGACTGCCATAATAGTAAACGCCGTCAATATTTGTGGTTGCAGGCGTGGAGGCTGTACGAGGGCGGGATGCATGAGAAGCTAGCGGACGAGACTTTGGAGGCAGATGACTATAAAGTTGaggaattgaagaaaatggtgGAAATTGGTTTGATGTGCACGCAGTCGCCAGCGTCTTCAAGGCCAAGCATGTCAGAGATTGTGGCGATGCTTCTAAGCGACGGATCGTTGGAGGGGAAAGTTCCGAACAGGGCAAGTTGGAGCTACGGGAACAGGGTTGGTCTTGGTGGTGAGACGAGTACATCGCGAACAACGGGATCGACTGCCACGAATGCTACTAACTccttcacacacttcacaggGCGCTAGCAAAATTGTTCAAGGATCATTCTTTGCGGatgttttacttatttttaatagcAAAAGAGTGTTATGATTTCTTTGTTTCCTCAATTTATGTAAAGAATGAACTGAACTTTGTTATTTGCTACTGAACTTTGATAGTATTGtgtttttttcacttttccgATGTTTTAGACTAAAATGCCCCTCGTGCCATGGAGGGTATTTTGGTACATTTTCACATTCCAAATAAGTAACATATCAAATACCTTATTAATCTGtgttgagtattttttttaattcaagaactaaacatttttcataaaaaatggatttaaCACACCAAATATTATGCGCACGTTCTGATACAACACATTAATACCCTATTGAGAgtttataatcataataagaatttatttatgatggGGTATAAAAAATCTACCAGAGGGCACCTCAAATCACTTatagaaaaatcatgaaattcaagaaaagataaaaaaaaataaaaaaaataaaaaaataaaaaaaacagatagGGCATTAAGGTATTTTTCAGtgaattcataattttcatatgtACTTGGTTGTTTGTattacgattttttttttaatattgttgttTACTTTTAGAGTTGTTTTTTAGTAACCAAACTTGGCCCACGTTGGATGGACCAAGACACACTACTTTGAGGCTTGTAACTGATTGGGTCTATTAAGCAAGTAAAGAATGTTCGCATCATAAATATTCTCTGcccttattattttatttctaccaAACACCAATCAAAATATCTGCCAAATTGAAGTACTACATAATAATTTCCATAGTCCAGCCAAAACTGATCATCATAAACTTTATTGAGCAGCTCCCTTCACATTTTATTGATTCACCAAACATGAACCACACACTTCTTAATGCCAAAAATTTTGCTATCTatcacatttaaaattttgccCCACTAGCTAAGTGTGAGAGAATAAGAATAAAAGTCTGCAAACTTGGTACAGttgattaatttcaaatttgttttattggtaTTTAATGGagtcaaaattaaattaggtgGATAGTGCATCCATGGATTTATATTGAATTCAACTGCCAATTGGCAAGCTGCCATAAATTGGGTGGGCCCAGCAATTTTGGTGGGTTTGGGGAACatcatttcaatataatttaatCCGGCACAAGTTATTAGTAGGATGATAAAGAATCCAAGGCCTATCTTGAAACAGGCCAACCAGCTTAGATCTTTTTTGAAACGGGCCAACTAGTCTCGACCTAACATCAAACGGGCCTAACaactttaaacaaacttttcTGAAAATTATAAGAGCCaactaaagaaataaaatttgggaaaaattcAGTAATCAGCTCAAGATAAATTTGttttcataaatcataatgcTTTATGAAAATGCGGATGGATTAAAAATAAGcgtttaaaaaaaacactaaaaaaataaagtaatagctAAGGGAATTTTGTATGCACTTAAGCACCTAAATTTGTGTGTGCGAATATATCATCAACGGTTCAAAAAGTGTCTTCTTTGTTGGTgtctcaattaaaattagtggATGCAAAAGTcctagaaaaacaaaaaattatgcatcctaatttgtactccctccatccgcgaataagaatctcatttttccattttagttcgtctGCTAATAGGAGTAccagttcacttttaccataaatggtaataggatctcaccttccactaactcatttcactcacatttcaattagtaaaacttatatatacaagtgagactcattattccactaacttcccccctctcacttttcttaacatttcttaaaatccgtaccgccaagactcctaatggcggacggagggaatatagttatttgtcaaaaaatttcaatgtaAGTAATTTGTATCTCTATTTTTGTGTCATCAAAGATAAGTTTTTTTAGTGAAATCAATCTTTGAACATAGGGAGTGTGGTCAAGTGGTGTGAAAAACGTCGATCATTAATCAAATGGTTAGGGATCGAATTCTGCCTATAAATCAGCACAACAAATAGTCACTGGGCACgacgaaaaataaaaatcaatccGTGAATAATTGTACAATAGGTTTGACGGTTGTCATATGTAAGAAATTTCTGAAACGGTGTATATatgtaaaagaaaaggagagaaatataattaaaatggacATAAGAATGTATGAAGAAGGTATGGGAGTAAAGGAGACAGCAAATGGGCGCGCTTTAAATGCGGAGTAGACAATACGGGGAGCGACTTTCATTAACCTCATTGTCAGTTTCAACTACGCCAAACATGTGAAACCTCTTTCACTCTATACATACACTTCCTTCATATATCTATCTATCCACAAATCACAAACAATTCACCATTTTGTGcttatttttcttgatatCACCATTTTGTAACATATATTCACTCTAGATGAAACTGAAACATTTCGTGCATTATTTACACATATAtgtgccaaaaaaaattatgacatAGTAAATGTGAGTAAATAATggaagtattatttatatgtatcAATTGGTCactaaatttgatcatttttataagaaattatgtttaatattGGGATGGGTCCCACCGAGAATGAATAATACGAGTACTAACATAAACATATATGGTGCAGTTTCCATCTCTACCTAGGGCAGAGGGATTGGCAATAAATACAACTGCAAAGAAACCACAATTCTATTCTCTCAATAATCATTCTGCCATGATGCCTTGTAATAGACCCCTAGCACCTATACATACCCCCTCCCA
The genomic region above belongs to Salvia hispanica cultivar TCC Black 2014 chromosome 3, UniMelb_Shisp_WGS_1.0, whole genome shotgun sequence and contains:
- the LOC125210591 gene encoding cysteine-rich receptor-like protein kinase 43, with amino-acid sequence MPTTTRWRCWPRLIITLAAVSIWWQKAESQPQINLLNKGCSQYNATNAADFFDNLNATFSNLRAQLSGGGGRLFATAEQARSSDPAYAMAQCRNYMTERDCLACYDAAVAQIRNCSAANGARVIYDGCFLRYESNNFYDQTTLPGNVQICGNRSAPEAAVFRATGEALLEDLTLATPKMNPFYAASKRSIANLTVYAVAQCAQTITQDGCRDCLTVAYRNVQACLPDADGRAVDAACFLRYSDAPFFADNQTTNIAPFLGSKGNSNKKKAIIGGAVGGGGLVLILAAFFLWYKFARKPETSPRSDILGATQLQGPNRYSYKDLKAATSNFSKENKLGEGGFGDVYKATLKNGNVVAVKKLNINYSRAKADFESEVRLISNVHHRNLVRLLGCCSKGSDLLLVYEYMENGSLDRFLYGDKRGCLKWKQRFDILFGTARGLAYLHEQYHVTIIHRDVKPGNILLDKEFQAKIADFGLARLLPEDQSHVSTKFAGTLGYTAPEYAVHGHLSEKVDTYSFGVVILEMISGRRSSDMDVEAETGYLLEEAWRLYEGGMHEKLADETLEADDYKVEELKKMVEIGLMCTQSPASSRPSMSEIVAMLLSDGSLEGKVPNRASWSYGNRVGLGGETSTSRTTGSTATNATNSFTHFTGR